One window from the genome of Haloprofundus halobius encodes:
- a CDS encoding HEWD family protein, producing MSSGVRLRRPTDRICERCGRREAWSDESESWRVVVDDADGPQAGSVHCIHEWDINGNFLPIEG from the coding sequence ATGAGTAGTGGTGTCCGACTCCGCCGACCGACAGACAGAATCTGTGAGCGCTGCGGCCGCCGCGAGGCGTGGAGCGACGAGAGCGAGTCGTGGCGCGTCGTCGTCGACGACGCCGACGGACCACAGGCCGGGAGCGTCCACTGTATCCACGAGTGGGACATCAACGGGAACTTCCTGCCCATCGAGGGATAG
- the cutA gene encoding divalent-cation tolerance protein CutA, translated as MPTAYITAPESDAATLARALVDERLAACVNRLDCSSTYRWEGEVVDENEVVLLAKTTDDAYDALRDRVLERHPHETPCIERFDEDDVLDSFAAWRAGAVESGEE; from the coding sequence ATGCCCACCGCCTACATCACCGCCCCCGAGAGCGACGCGGCGACGCTCGCGCGAGCGCTGGTCGACGAGCGACTGGCCGCCTGCGTGAACCGGCTCGATTGTTCCTCGACGTACCGCTGGGAGGGGGAAGTCGTCGACGAGAACGAAGTCGTGCTGCTGGCGAAGACGACCGACGACGCCTACGACGCCCTCCGCGACCGGGTGCTCGAACGCCACCCGCACGAGACGCCCTGTATCGAGCGGTTCGACGAGGACGACGTGCTCGACTCGTTCGCGGCGTGGCGGGCCGGAGCGGTCGAGTCCGGCGAGGAGTGA
- the dhaL gene encoding dihydroxyacetone kinase subunit DhaL, which produces MADAEIQREAILAAVDNVAARIAEEKAYLTELDSAIGDADHGANMDRGFRAVVEAVEDDDTDGMEADELVKLVGKTIISNVGGAAGPLYGGSTMLASKELEGGITAETSVAFAEAYLQKVQDRGKAEIGAKTMVDALVPVVHTYKKSIEQDDLPPLTALSKAVDACERGVRYTVPLRARKGRASYLDWRSVGHQDPGATSTLYILEELLETAEEYLDGEVVRDARSPDVPDEPPEEVADEPLGEGDE; this is translated from the coding sequence ATGGCAGACGCGGAGATTCAGCGGGAGGCTATCTTGGCGGCCGTCGACAACGTCGCCGCGCGCATCGCTGAGGAGAAAGCGTACCTCACGGAACTCGACTCGGCCATCGGCGACGCCGACCACGGGGCGAACATGGACCGCGGCTTTCGGGCCGTCGTCGAAGCTGTCGAGGACGACGACACCGACGGGATGGAGGCCGACGAACTCGTCAAGTTGGTTGGGAAGACCATCATCTCGAACGTCGGCGGCGCTGCGGGACCGCTGTACGGCGGGTCGACGATGCTCGCCAGCAAGGAACTCGAAGGCGGCATCACCGCCGAGACGAGCGTCGCGTTCGCGGAGGCGTATCTCCAGAAAGTCCAAGACCGCGGGAAAGCCGAGATCGGTGCGAAGACGATGGTCGACGCGCTCGTCCCGGTGGTCCACACCTACAAGAAGTCCATCGAACAGGACGACCTGCCGCCGCTGACCGCGCTCTCGAAGGCAGTCGACGCTTGCGAGCGCGGCGTCCGATACACCGTGCCGCTGCGGGCGCGGAAGGGTCGCGCCTCCTACCTCGACTGGCGCTCCGTCGGCCACCAGGACCCCGGCGCGACGAGCACGCTGTACATCCTGGAGGAACTGCTCGAAACCGCCGAGGAGTATCTCGACGGCGAAGTGGTGCGCGACGCCCGGTCGCCGGACGTCCCGGACGAGCCGCCCGAGGAGGTAGCCGACGAACCGCTCGGCGAGGGGGACGAGTAG
- a CDS encoding EthD family reductase, with product MIKLVELLVRRDGMSHEEFVDYWLNEHSPIAEEMPGLQKYVTSVPKDPERTEYDGVLELYFEDNEAMRAAFDSEAGERTLVDAEQFVETGAGPRLVLDETVQLDELY from the coding sequence ATGATCAAACTGGTAGAACTGCTGGTGCGTCGCGACGGGATGAGTCACGAGGAGTTCGTCGACTACTGGTTGAACGAACACAGCCCCATCGCCGAGGAGATGCCCGGACTGCAGAAGTACGTCACGTCGGTTCCGAAGGACCCCGAACGCACCGAGTACGACGGCGTGCTCGAACTGTACTTCGAAGACAACGAGGCGATGCGCGCCGCGTTCGACTCCGAGGCGGGCGAGCGAACCCTCGTCGACGCCGAACAGTTCGTAGAGACCGGCGCGGGGCCGCGTCTCGTCCTCGACGAGACGGTGCAACTGGACGAACTGTACTGA
- a CDS encoding phosphoglycolate phosphatase, which yields MAPPLALDIDGTLTRADGSVDPRLFDVLRNWNAPVVLATGKSFPYPVALCHFVGIPETVVAENGGVVYAADEVTFTGDRERAQAVAAEFVERGGDLGWGEADTANRWRETEIAVNVDADEALLRAVADEYGMEVVDTGYAYHVKSPGVSKGKGLRAVCETLSLDPATFVAVGDSENDVSTFEVVDESYAVANADARARGAAGTVLDEGYSDGTLSVLESLR from the coding sequence ATGGCTCCGCCTCTCGCGCTCGACATCGACGGAACGCTCACCCGCGCCGACGGGTCGGTCGACCCGCGACTCTTCGACGTGCTTCGGAACTGGAATGCACCCGTGGTTCTCGCCACCGGCAAGTCGTTTCCCTACCCGGTCGCGCTCTGTCACTTCGTCGGCATTCCTGAAACAGTAGTCGCCGAGAACGGCGGCGTCGTCTACGCGGCCGACGAGGTGACGTTCACCGGCGACCGCGAGCGAGCACAGGCGGTCGCGGCGGAGTTCGTCGAACGCGGTGGCGACCTCGGATGGGGCGAAGCGGACACGGCGAACCGCTGGCGCGAGACCGAAATCGCCGTCAACGTCGACGCCGACGAGGCGCTCCTGCGAGCGGTCGCCGACGAGTACGGGATGGAGGTCGTCGACACCGGTTACGCCTACCACGTCAAGTCGCCGGGCGTCTCGAAGGGGAAGGGACTGAGAGCGGTCTGCGAGACGCTCTCTCTGGACCCGGCGACGTTCGTCGCCGTCGGCGACAGCGAGAACGACGTCTCGACGTTCGAGGTGGTCGACGAATCGTACGCCGTCGCCAACGCGGACGCCCGCGCCCGCGGCGCCGCCGGCACGGTCCTCGACGAGGGCTACAGCGACGGGACGCTCTCGGTGCTGGAGTCGCTGCGGTAG
- the glpB gene encoding glycerol-3-phosphate dehydrogenase subunit GlpB, which produces MPIRENVIVVGGGLTGSIAALSAAETGASVRLVSYKKSTLRFASGLVDVLGYPNGDGPVSDPFAALSSLPDDHPYSLVGEGAIRDGLSLFDEVTGDGYRGSHTDANALVPTYGGTVKPTARYPTASAAGLASDARSMLVVGFRSLTDFDARLVSDHLEAAGVPFDVRGAELSFPKEYRADAKVTRFAKALDTDEEIRFAGRSVGMREAVAETVKPRLKGAERVGFPSFLGDEHASEVRTDLESQLGAEVFEIPMGPPSFPGLRLEDALFAALDDAGVRISSGNPVVDYEADGDRLQAVYVDRKRTRVPYHADEFVLATGGLVGKGIDSDRSRVREPIFGSYVPHPSDRYDWFDTDAFGDHPFAKFGVVVDDEMRVVGVENSPRFSNLRAAGAVVGGADGAAEKSSSGISLATGVVAGRGAGASI; this is translated from the coding sequence ATGCCGATTCGAGAAAACGTGATCGTCGTCGGCGGTGGGTTGACCGGGTCGATAGCCGCACTCTCGGCCGCCGAGACGGGGGCGAGCGTCCGCCTCGTCTCCTACAAGAAGAGTACCTTGCGCTTCGCCAGCGGCCTCGTCGACGTGCTCGGCTATCCGAACGGCGACGGCCCCGTTTCGGACCCATTCGCCGCGCTTTCGTCGCTCCCCGACGACCATCCGTATTCGCTCGTCGGCGAGGGAGCGATTCGCGACGGTCTCTCGCTGTTCGACGAGGTGACCGGCGACGGTTATCGCGGGAGTCACACCGACGCGAACGCGTTGGTTCCCACCTACGGCGGCACGGTCAAACCGACCGCTCGGTATCCGACGGCGTCGGCAGCGGGCCTCGCCAGCGACGCTCGGTCGATGCTCGTCGTCGGCTTTCGCTCCCTGACTGATTTCGACGCTCGACTCGTCTCCGACCACCTCGAAGCGGCGGGCGTCCCCTTCGACGTTCGCGGTGCCGAGTTGTCGTTCCCCAAAGAGTACCGCGCGGATGCGAAGGTGACGAGATTCGCCAAAGCGCTCGATACAGACGAGGAGATCCGTTTCGCGGGACGCTCGGTGGGCATGCGCGAAGCGGTCGCCGAGACCGTGAAACCGCGGCTCAAAGGGGCCGAACGCGTCGGCTTTCCCTCGTTCTTGGGCGACGAACACGCGTCAGAGGTTCGTACGGACCTCGAATCACAGCTCGGTGCGGAGGTGTTCGAGATTCCGATGGGACCGCCGAGTTTCCCCGGACTGCGACTCGAAGACGCGCTGTTTGCGGCGCTCGACGACGCTGGCGTGAGGATTAGTTCTGGAAACCCGGTCGTCGACTACGAAGCCGACGGCGACCGGTTGCAAGCGGTGTACGTCGACCGCAAGCGCACGAGAGTGCCGTATCACGCCGACGAGTTCGTGCTCGCGACCGGGGGGTTAGTCGGCAAAGGCATCGACTCCGATCGATCGCGCGTCCGAGAACCGATTTTCGGTTCGTACGTTCCCCACCCGTCCGACCGCTACGACTGGTTCGACACCGACGCCTTCGGCGACCACCCGTTCGCAAAGTTCGGCGTCGTCGTCGACGACGAAATGCGCGTCGTGGGCGTCGAGAATTCCCCGCGGTTTTCGAACTTACGGGCGGCGGGTGCGGTCGTCGGCGGTGCCGACGGCGCGGCCGAGAAATCGAGCAGTGGAATCTCCCTCGCGACCGGCGTCGTCGCCGGACGAGGCGCAGGAGCGAGTATCTAA
- a CDS encoding anaerobic glycerol-3-phosphate dehydrogenase subunit C: MSDAETPADTTNPNVAQDDFEPVQVFPEAEEMDLRPGADNCYKCTTCDSACPVAEVDDEFPGPKFQGPEQWRLKRKEDEDIDASVMDCSNCMRCDNACPSSVPLSQMHNTARGEFVDEQMEKLSREYIRNRLLANYRTMAELGSKAPRLTNFVMGLGATKLFNEKVLGVTSEREFPEFAEQTFRGWWNERGGPQVRSEDKRVAYFHGCYSNYNTPEVGKAMVRVFEEFEYEVVVPKQRCSGTPMFANGMLDDAKRAAGINVDTFSGLIADGYDVIASCTSCSMSLKQEYPELFDLEGIEDVSAHTYEAMEYLRIHEDLQGALADSEVAGQTYAYHAPCHARNQGLDRQAVELFRDVDGVEIEDVGPSCSGISGTYGWKSEKYETSMKIGEEMFEHMHHASGNVGMTECPTCSMQMEHGTGYEIRHPLQVLEEALA; this comes from the coding sequence ATGAGCGACGCAGAAACCCCAGCCGACACGACGAACCCGAACGTGGCACAGGACGACTTCGAACCCGTACAGGTCTTCCCGGAAGCAGAGGAGATGGACCTCAGACCCGGCGCGGACAACTGTTACAAGTGCACGACCTGCGACTCGGCGTGTCCGGTCGCCGAAGTCGACGACGAGTTCCCGGGTCCGAAGTTCCAGGGTCCCGAGCAGTGGCGACTCAAGCGCAAAGAAGACGAGGACATCGACGCGTCGGTGATGGACTGCTCGAACTGCATGCGTTGCGATAATGCGTGTCCCTCCTCGGTGCCGCTGAGTCAGATGCACAACACCGCCCGCGGCGAGTTCGTCGACGAACAGATGGAGAAACTGTCGCGCGAGTACATCCGTAACCGTCTCTTGGCGAACTACCGGACGATGGCCGAACTCGGGAGCAAGGCGCCGCGGTTGACGAACTTCGTGATGGGTCTCGGCGCCACCAAACTGTTCAACGAGAAGGTGTTGGGCGTCACCTCCGAGCGGGAGTTCCCCGAGTTCGCCGAGCAGACCTTCAGAGGGTGGTGGAACGAACGCGGCGGCCCACAAGTTCGGTCGGAAGACAAGCGCGTGGCGTACTTCCACGGCTGTTACTCGAACTACAACACGCCCGAGGTGGGTAAAGCGATGGTCCGCGTCTTCGAGGAGTTCGAATACGAGGTCGTCGTGCCGAAACAGCGCTGTTCGGGTACCCCGATGTTCGCCAACGGGATGCTCGACGACGCGAAACGCGCCGCGGGCATCAACGTCGATACTTTTTCGGGCCTCATCGCCGACGGCTACGACGTCATCGCCTCCTGTACCTCGTGTTCGATGTCTCTGAAACAGGAGTACCCGGAACTGTTCGACTTAGAGGGCATCGAGGACGTCTCGGCGCACACCTACGAGGCGATGGAGTATCTCCGCATCCACGAAGATTTGCAGGGCGCACTCGCCGACAGCGAGGTGGCCGGACAGACGTATGCGTATCACGCGCCGTGTCACGCCCGAAACCAGGGCCTCGACCGGCAGGCCGTCGAACTCTTCAGAGACGTGGATGGCGTCGAAATCGAGGACGTCGGCCCCTCCTGTTCGGGTATCTCGGGGACGTACGGCTGGAAGTCCGAGAAGTACGAGACGTCGATGAAGATCGGCGAGGAGATGTTCGAGCACATGCACCACGCTTCCGGGAACGTGGGCATGACCGAGTGCCCGACGTGTTCGATGCAGATGGAACACGGAACGGGCTACGAGATTCGACATCCCCTGCAGGTGCTCGAAGAGGCGCTCGCGTAG
- the dhaM gene encoding dihydroxyacetone kinase phosphoryl donor subunit DhaM, whose amino-acid sequence MVGLAVVSHSEKAAEGICDIAAQMGGSDARIEPAGGDSDGGIGTSVDRIEAAIADADDGDGVVVLVDLGSAVMNAELAVEMGDATVRIADAPILEGALNAAVEASGSKATLESVVNAAEEAREYRKLD is encoded by the coding sequence ATGGTCGGCCTCGCCGTCGTCTCTCACAGCGAGAAGGCCGCGGAGGGGATCTGTGACATCGCCGCACAGATGGGCGGCAGCGACGCTCGTATCGAACCCGCCGGCGGCGACTCGGACGGCGGGATCGGCACGAGCGTCGACCGAATCGAGGCCGCCATCGCCGACGCCGACGACGGCGACGGGGTCGTCGTCCTCGTCGACCTCGGGAGCGCGGTGATGAACGCCGAGCTCGCGGTGGAGATGGGCGACGCGACCGTCCGAATCGCCGACGCACCGATACTGGAAGGGGCGCTCAACGCCGCCGTCGAGGCGAGCGGGTCGAAGGCGACGCTGGAATCGGTCGTCAACGCCGCTGAGGAGGCACGAGAGTACCGAAAGCTGGACTGA
- the dhaK gene encoding dihydroxyacetone kinase subunit DhaK has translation MKKLINDPENYVDEMLDGMVAAHPDRLRRLDGTNVLVRADAPIDGKVGVVSGGGSGHEPTHAGYIGDGMLDGAAAGEVFTSPTADQLEEMVRACDAGEGVLCVVKNYEGDVMNFETAGEMAEIEDVEVAEVVVDDDVAVEDSLYTSGRRGVCGTIFVHKIAGAKAAEGADLEEVRTVAEKVVDNVGTMGMALTSCITPEKGEPTFDLGDDEIELGIGIHGEPGVKRTEVMSADEVADHLTEQVLDDLDLDDGDEVATIVNGMGGTPLSELYIVNRRVQKVLDDHGLDTWDAWVGDYMTSLDMMGCSVTVLRLDDELKELLGAPADTPALKQRD, from the coding sequence ATGAAGAAACTCATCAACGACCCGGAGAATTACGTAGACGAGATGCTCGACGGGATGGTCGCCGCGCATCCGGACCGCCTTCGTCGACTCGACGGGACGAACGTACTCGTTCGCGCCGACGCACCCATCGACGGCAAGGTGGGCGTCGTCTCCGGCGGCGGGAGCGGTCACGAACCGACGCACGCCGGCTACATCGGCGACGGAATGCTCGACGGCGCGGCGGCGGGCGAGGTGTTCACGTCGCCGACGGCCGACCAACTGGAGGAGATGGTCCGCGCCTGCGACGCCGGCGAGGGCGTGCTCTGCGTCGTCAAGAACTACGAGGGCGACGTGATGAACTTCGAGACGGCCGGCGAGATGGCCGAGATAGAGGACGTCGAGGTGGCCGAAGTCGTCGTCGACGACGACGTCGCCGTCGAGGACTCGCTGTACACGAGCGGTCGCCGCGGCGTCTGCGGCACCATCTTCGTGCACAAGATTGCCGGCGCGAAAGCCGCCGAGGGTGCCGACTTGGAGGAGGTCCGGACGGTCGCCGAGAAAGTCGTCGACAACGTCGGCACGATGGGGATGGCGCTCACCTCCTGTATCACGCCCGAGAAGGGCGAACCGACGTTCGACCTCGGCGACGACGAGATAGAACTCGGCATCGGCATCCACGGCGAACCGGGCGTCAAACGGACCGAGGTGATGAGCGCCGACGAGGTCGCCGACCACCTCACCGAGCAGGTGCTCGACGACCTCGACCTCGACGACGGCGACGAAGTCGCCACCATCGTCAACGGGATGGGCGGCACGCCGCTGTCGGAACTGTACATCGTCAACCGGCGCGTCCAGAAGGTGCTCGACGACCACGGCCTCGACACGTGGGACGCGTGGGTCGGCGACTACATGACGTCGCTCGACATGATGGGCTGTTCGGTCACCGTCCTGCGATTAGACGACGAACTGAAAGAGCTGCTCGGTGCGCCCGCCGACACGCCCGCGCTCAAGCAGCGCGACTGA
- the glpK gene encoding glycerol kinase GlpK yields the protein MATETYVGAIDQGTTGTRFMVFDHSGRVVTSAYEKHEQIYPEPGWVEHDPAEIWEKTQSVITTALQDADLSADQLEAIGITNQRETTLLWDADSGTPVHNAIVWQDRRTTDRVEQLQEEDKVEWIRGKTGLEADAYFSATKAEWLLDNADPMKMQRARPADVRERAEDGEVLFGTIDTWLIYKLTGNHITDVTNASRTMLFDIHEMDWDDELCEEFDVPMAMLPEVRPSSDDNYYGTTDSEGFLDTEVPVAGALGDQQAALFGQTCFDEGDAKNTYGTGSFMLMNTGEEAVESEHGLLTTVGFQRSGQPVQYALEGAIFVTGAAIEWLEDMTLISDASESETLARSVDSTDGVYFVPAFTGLGAPHWDGRARGTIVGMTRGTRREHVVRAALESIAFQTRDVADAMEADSGIDMTDLRVDGGAVKNNFLCQLQANIVGSTIVRPQVDETTALGSAYAAGLAVGYWETVDELRDNWQVDREFESEEKDDVEARHERWQEAVKRSLDWARDGSD from the coding sequence ATGGCAACAGAGACGTACGTTGGCGCTATCGACCAAGGAACGACGGGCACGCGATTCATGGTCTTCGACCATAGCGGACGCGTCGTCACCAGCGCGTACGAGAAACACGAACAGATATATCCGGAACCGGGATGGGTCGAACACGACCCGGCCGAGATCTGGGAGAAGACGCAGTCTGTGATAACGACCGCGCTTCAGGACGCCGACCTGTCGGCCGACCAGTTGGAGGCTATCGGCATCACGAACCAGCGTGAGACGACGCTGCTGTGGGATGCCGACTCCGGAACGCCGGTCCACAACGCCATCGTCTGGCAGGACCGCCGGACGACCGATCGCGTCGAACAGTTGCAGGAGGAGGACAAAGTCGAGTGGATTCGCGGCAAAACCGGACTCGAAGCCGACGCGTACTTCTCGGCGACGAAAGCCGAGTGGTTGCTCGACAACGCCGACCCGATGAAGATGCAACGGGCGCGACCCGCGGACGTCCGCGAGCGCGCCGAGGACGGCGAGGTGCTGTTCGGCACCATCGACACGTGGCTCATCTACAAACTGACGGGCAACCACATCACCGACGTGACGAACGCATCGCGGACGATGCTGTTCGACATCCACGAGATGGACTGGGACGACGAACTCTGCGAGGAGTTCGACGTCCCGATGGCGATGCTCCCGGAGGTCCGTCCCTCCTCCGACGACAACTACTACGGGACGACCGACTCCGAGGGGTTCCTCGACACCGAGGTACCCGTCGCAGGTGCACTCGGCGACCAGCAGGCGGCGCTGTTCGGCCAGACGTGTTTCGACGAGGGCGACGCGAAGAACACCTACGGCACCGGGTCGTTCATGCTGATGAACACCGGCGAGGAGGCCGTCGAGAGCGAACACGGCCTGCTGACGACCGTCGGCTTCCAGCGCTCGGGCCAACCGGTGCAGTACGCCCTCGAAGGCGCTATCTTCGTCACCGGCGCGGCCATCGAGTGGCTCGAAGACATGACGCTCATCTCGGACGCCTCCGAGAGCGAGACGCTCGCGCGGAGCGTGGACTCGACCGACGGCGTCTACTTCGTTCCGGCGTTCACGGGCCTCGGCGCGCCGCACTGGGACGGCCGCGCCCGCGGCACCATCGTCGGGATGACCCGCGGAACACGCCGCGAGCACGTCGTCCGCGCGGCGCTCGAATCTATCGCCTTCCAGACGAGGGACGTCGCCGACGCGATGGAGGCCGACTCCGGCATCGACATGACCGACCTCCGCGTCGACGGCGGCGCGGTGAAGAACAACTTCCTCTGCCAACTCCAGGCGAACATCGTCGGGTCGACCATCGTTCGCCCGCAGGTCGACGAGACGACGGCGTTGGGCTCTGCCTACGCAGCGGGACTGGCTGTCGGGTACTGGGAGACGGTCGACGAACTGCGTGACAACTGGCAGGTCGACCGCGAGTTCGAATCGGAGGAGAAAGACGACGTCGAGGCCCGCCACGAGCGCTGGCAGGAGGCGGTCAAACGCTCGCTCGACTGGGCGCGCGACGGGAGTGACTGA
- a CDS encoding helix-turn-helix domain-containing protein encodes MTTIAELRTPAEQFALGELFERCPSVSIDVLRTAAHGAASPASLLWFDGESADVGTALAADPSVEAATLLADLNGKWLYQVEWKRPVRDALATLLGEATLLGASAEEGTWRFRTLFPRHEQLASAHEKWESNGFPITVERISELDETFGRSEFALTDEQREAFVVAHQRGYFKVPRDVTLTELADEIGITQQALSERLRRAHNSLAESTLHLAEITEDETKPLG; translated from the coding sequence ATGACAACGATCGCAGAGCTACGTACCCCGGCCGAACAGTTCGCCCTCGGAGAACTCTTCGAGAGATGTCCGAGTGTCTCTATCGACGTGCTCCGAACGGCGGCGCACGGCGCGGCGTCCCCGGCTTCTCTCCTGTGGTTCGATGGCGAGTCCGCGGACGTCGGAACCGCCCTCGCCGCGGACCCGTCGGTGGAGGCGGCGACCCTTCTCGCGGATCTGAACGGAAAGTGGCTCTACCAGGTGGAGTGGAAGCGGCCGGTTAGAGATGCGCTCGCGACGCTACTCGGTGAGGCGACGCTGCTCGGAGCCTCCGCGGAGGAGGGTACGTGGCGCTTCCGGACGCTGTTTCCGCGTCACGAGCAGCTCGCGTCGGCGCACGAAAAGTGGGAGTCGAACGGATTCCCGATAACCGTCGAGCGAATCTCGGAACTCGACGAGACGTTCGGGCGCAGCGAGTTCGCGCTCACCGACGAACAGCGGGAGGCGTTCGTCGTCGCCCACCAGCGGGGCTACTTTAAAGTGCCGCGGGACGTGACGCTCACCGAACTCGCCGACGAGATCGGCATCACACAGCAGGCGCTCTCGGAACGACTCCGACGGGCACACAACTCGCTGGCCGAGAGCACGCTCCACCTCGCCGAAATCACCGAAGACGAGACCAAACCGTTGGGGTGA
- the glpA gene encoding anaerobic glycerol-3-phosphate dehydrogenase subunit GlpA → MTDSPHVLVVGGGSTGCGIARDLAMRGLDVTLVERGNLTHGTTGRMHGLLHSGGRYAVSDQASAKECIEENRVLRDIASHCVEMTGGLFVQKPDDPDDYFQEKLEGCRECDIPAEELTAEEAREIEPFLAKDIERAIKVPDGAIDPFRLCVANAASAQEYGARIETHAEVIDVLVESGAVVGVEVKHDSGPGKRVHRTPGTTEEIRADYVVNATGAWAGQLGEMAGVEVAVRPSKGVMTIMNTRQVDTVVNRCRPKGDADIVVPHETTAILGTTDEEVEDPDDYPEEQWEVDLMIDTLSELVPILKEARTIRSFWGVRPLYEPPGTGTTDPTDITRDFFLLDHEERDDLPGMTSIVGGKFTTYRMMAEKISDHVCEQFGIDAVCRTADEPLPGSEDFSVLRDYMDEFGLRSPIGRRSVQRLGSRADEVLKTGEPNPVVCDCEAVTRAEIQDAISQSGSDLNAVRIRTRASMGNCQGGFCCHRMAAELSPEYDEPTARDALDELFQERWKGERHALWGEQLSQAMLNYALHATTMNRDGDPAALDGAVDFAAFDGGVGVDASDGETGQSGATAADGGSASETSGTSSQARRSDGSRRRDDRGEY, encoded by the coding sequence ATGACTGACTCACCCCACGTGCTCGTCGTCGGGGGCGGGTCGACCGGTTGCGGTATCGCGCGCGACCTCGCGATGCGCGGCCTCGACGTCACCCTCGTCGAACGAGGTAACTTGACCCACGGCACCACCGGTCGGATGCACGGCCTGCTTCACAGCGGCGGGCGCTACGCCGTCTCCGACCAAGCAAGTGCGAAAGAGTGTATCGAGGAGAACCGCGTTCTTCGGGATATCGCCTCCCACTGCGTCGAGATGACCGGCGGCCTCTTCGTCCAGAAACCCGACGACCCCGACGACTACTTCCAGGAAAAGTTGGAGGGCTGTCGCGAGTGCGACATCCCCGCCGAAGAGCTCACCGCCGAGGAAGCCCGAGAGATCGAACCCTTCCTCGCGAAAGACATCGAACGAGCGATTAAGGTCCCCGACGGGGCCATCGACCCCTTCCGTCTCTGCGTCGCCAACGCCGCCAGCGCTCAGGAGTACGGCGCGCGCATCGAAACCCACGCCGAAGTCATCGACGTCCTCGTCGAATCGGGAGCGGTCGTCGGCGTCGAAGTGAAACACGATTCCGGGCCGGGAAAGCGCGTCCACCGCACGCCCGGGACGACCGAGGAGATTCGCGCCGACTACGTGGTGAACGCGACGGGCGCGTGGGCCGGCCAACTCGGCGAGATGGCCGGCGTCGAGGTGGCCGTCCGGCCCTCGAAAGGCGTCATGACCATCATGAACACTCGCCAGGTCGACACCGTCGTCAACCGCTGTCGGCCCAAAGGCGACGCCGACATCGTCGTCCCCCACGAGACGACTGCGATTCTCGGCACGACCGACGAGGAAGTCGAGGACCCCGACGACTACCCCGAAGAACAGTGGGAAGTGGATCTGATGATCGACACCCTCTCCGAGCTGGTCCCGATACTCAAGGAAGCCCGGACGATTCGCTCCTTCTGGGGTGTCCGTCCGCTGTACGAACCGCCGGGGACGGGTACTACGGACCCCACCGACATCACGCGCGACTTCTTCCTGCTCGACCACGAGGAACGCGACGATCTGCCCGGCATGACCAGCATCGTCGGCGGGAAGTTCACCACGTATCGGATGATGGCCGAGAAGATCTCCGACCACGTCTGCGAGCAGTTCGGCATCGACGCGGTCTGCCGCACCGCCGACGAACCGCTCCCGGGTAGCGAGGATTTCTCGGTCCTTCGAGACTACATGGACGAGTTCGGCCTCCGCTCGCCAATCGGCCGCCGCAGCGTCCAACGCCTCGGCTCGCGCGCCGACGAAGTGCTCAAGACCGGCGAACCGAATCCAGTAGTTTGCGACTGTGAGGCGGTTACTCGCGCCGAGATTCAGGACGCTATCAGCCAGTCCGGGTCTGACCTCAACGCCGTGCGCATCCGCACGCGCGCGTCGATGGGTAACTGTCAGGGCGGCTTCTGCTGTCATCGCATGGCCGCCGAACTCTCGCCGGAATACGACGAGCCAACGGCACGAGACGCGCTCGACGAACTGTTCCAGGAGCGCTGGAAGGGCGAGCGACACGCGCTGTGGGGCGAACAGCTCTCGCAAGCGATGTTGAACTACGCGCTCCACGCGACGACGATGAACCGCGACGGCGACCCCGCGGCACTGGACGGAGCCGTCGACTTCGCCGCCTTCGACGGCGGGGTCGGCGTCGACGCGAGTGACGGTGAAACCGGTCAGTCGGGCGCGACAGCCGCCGACGGGGGTTCCGCGAGCGAAACGAGCGGAACCTCGTCGCAAGCGAGGCGCAGCGACGGTAGTCGCCGACGCGACGACCGAGGTGAGTACTGA